The sequence below is a genomic window from Prinia subflava isolate CZ2003 ecotype Zambia chromosome 11, Cam_Psub_1.2, whole genome shotgun sequence.
aaggagctgtgctggtgccctGAAGGATGGCGTGGTGAGAGTGCGTGGAGGCGGTGCAGGAGGGCTGCACTTGGTGATGGATGTCCAAGGCGATGGAGagacaggcagccccagctggggcaTGAGGCCGAGTGAGAGCTGGCCCAGGGGCCAGGGGTGAGGTGTGCAGAAGGTCCCATGGTGTAATGGTGAGCACTCTGGACTCTGAATCCAGTGATCTGAGTTCAAATCTCAGTGGGACCTCAGCCTTTTTGTTCCCCCAGCCTTCCCCTCAGCACGCTCACACCCTCACAGCTCTACTCTGCTGCTGGGTCACTTGTAGAGTGTTCTCTGATGAATCACACAGGGCTGAGGTGGAGACCACCCACTCAAaatgggtcaggcacaggaggCTGCTCGGGGACTGTTGGCTCCTCTGTGGAATGAATGCAAAAACGGAGACTGGGTGCACACTctgggcagctctgtgcaggttGGAGCCttcccacagtgacagcaggTGACTCTGTGTGGCATTGCTTGTATGCCAACCCCTGTCCTCTGcccctttcctgctcctttcctctgcagcttctTTTCGTTTTTCCCTGCCGAGTTTTCTATTGCTCTGCATCAGTTCAAGCAGCTCTACCAACTTTGAGCAGTTCCTCATCATCATGGTTACATTTGCTTTTGTGGGAGAGGGAAGGAtcttcctggcagagcaggtggaaggtgagggaggaggagaacaaaGGACCACGAGTCTCCAGCATTGCTGCACAAAGGCTTTAATGAGAaggagcaaaagcagcagcacagagcagaggccaagggagccctgtgtgcagggctgagggagggaaagagatgGGCCCCTTAGGGAAGGCCAAAGGGGATGATGCGGCGGCTTCAGCAGATCTGACCGCAGCGGGAGAAAGGCAGACACAGGCCTGAGGCGCCCAGGCCAAGGGAGCCCCCAGAAGAGATGGGAACCCccgaggagctgagggagctgcccacagcagctgacagagaGGATCCCACGGCGGTGCTCTGAGGGAAAGAGGTGAGGATGGGGCCCGGCAGGGTCACCACCACGGGCGAAGGCTCGATGTACACCGTGGAGTCAGCGCAGcgggccaggcagggctcactgcagctgcttgcaAGGGGCGTTGGGCCACAGGGGCCGCAGGGCCGTGGGGGACAGGGTCTGCAGCAAGACATCTCTcggagcaggaggcagagctgcaacacagagcagggagcgccaccagcctcagcagcgctctgtctctctgtccctcGGCTCTCCCCAGGGACACATTTGCTCTTCCAAACACactctgtgcccacagctcccacccccTCCTGGTGCCCTGCGAGTGCCACGGCACGGCAAGGCCGCcccactgcaggaacagggcCCAGCAGAGGGGCTTTAAGGGCCCTGTGCAAAGactgctcccagcccatctGCACAACCCCCACGGCTCTGTCAGAGGTGTCTGGGCATGCGCTGGGACATTTTGTTCCACCCCGAcaggtgccagctctgctggccacaTCCCCCTGAGGCTGAGCCCCATgcatccccttctgctggaacAAAGCCCCCTcttcccagctgtcccctgccaccagcaTGGACAGGCTGACGGCCCTTCCACACTTCTGTGGCAAGGCCAAGCTGAGGCAGCCCAAGGATGCAGCTGGGCAGcctccaggacagcagtgcagcccacagggagggatggagcgCACCCAGGCTTACCTCGTTCCTCGAGGAAAGGGAGCCCAGAGACCAGgatgcagagcctggagcagcgcAGCCTTTTATGCTGTgtcccagagccctgtggggCCACAAACATTCCTTGTTTGTGAAACATCCAAAGCCCTGGGAGTGGCCAGTTGTGAGGCCTCACTGCTGATGAGGCCCCTGCCTCTTTCATCTGAATTGTTCTTCTCCGAATTCCTACAACCCAGAATCATGCAATGACTCTTAGAATCACCTGGGGATTGAATGGACCTTAAAATTATCTCTCTCAAGCCCCCAGAAATGGCATCAACAattctctggacaatctgttccagtgtctccCTGATCTAAGAGGAAAAGgttccttcccaatatctaatcaAAATATACCTTCATTCATTTTTGAACCACTAGCCCATGTTTCCATCTCTACACTCCCCAAACAATTATCCTTCCTTTCTTAACTGAATGTCACCTGGaagccttcccttccccttccccttccccttccccttccccttccccttccccttccccttccccttccccttccccttccccttccccttccccttccccttccccttccccttccccttccccttccccttccccttccccttccccttaACCTTAACCTTAACCTTaaccttccccttccccttaACCTTCCCCTTCCCCAAGCCTCTCTGCCTGTCCTTACAGCGCAAGGGCTGATTTGTCTCAGAGTctttctgcctcctctggacccactGCACCATGTCCGTGTGTTTCTCAGGCTCTGGGTCCTAGAGCTGGATGCAGTTCCTCAGTTATGGtgtcaggagagcagagcagagcaggacaatcccctccctcaacctgctggccacacGGCTCTGAATGCAGCCCAGAATACAATTGCATTTTTGCATGGGGCTGCTCGCAGCCAGTGCAGGTTCATGTTCAGTATTTCAGTCACCAGAACCTGCAAGTctctctcctcagggctgccctCAGTCCACTCCTGGCCTAGCCTGTGTCCATGTTTGGGATTGTCCTGACCTTGGCACCTgaccttgttgaacttcatgaggttaGCATGGAGCCACctctccagcctgcccaggTCCCTGGGGATGGCATCCCTTCCTCCAGAGTATCAACGCCATCACTCAGTGCCATCCACAAACGTGCTGGGGTGCACTCAATCCCTCCCCCCCTGTCTCCCAACAAGGAGTTAAATGTTCCTGCTCCCATTCCCAAACCCTGAGAAACCACACTCATCCCTGCTTGGACACCCCTCCAGTTGGACATCGAGCTCTCCACCACAAGTCCTCAAGTGCCACCATCCATCCAATTCCACACACACTGAGTGGCCAGCCCCCATAAAATCCATGTCACTCCTATTTGGAGAGAAGGATGCAAAGAGCAGGTCCAGCAGTGCCTCTCCCCTGGTCACGCTCTCCACCCCCTGTACTAGGCAGTTGTCCTCAACACGTTCTAGCAGTCCCCAGGACTGCTggcccttccctgtgctgctttgcCAGGAGATGGCTGAGTGGTCTCAGGTCCTGTCAGGACCAGGCCCAGGTCAGTGGGCGATGTCCTGATGTCAAAACAGTTCATCTGTGTCCCAGAAGTGTGAGGCCAATTGGCTCAGAGGTCTGAGGCTGGAGTGGAGGAAGATTGGAGGTGGGATTGTGTCACACGGATGGCCTTGGTCACATTGTCACATTCATGGGGACTGCACGCGCCCATCACGGTGCAATTTGGCTATGAGGGACACCTGGAGTGAGCCCTGCAGTGCTTTTGGTGCAGGCACACCAGCCAGCCCTGAGAGACAGTTCTCCCCAGGGGACACTTTGACCAAGAGCAGGCAGTGGGTAAAGTCAGGCACAAGGTCAAGGCTGCACAGTCCTGTAGAGAAGAAGAGATGCACTCTCCAGGGTAGAGGCAAAACTCAGGGGCAAAGCAGCATCACTGTGGGCTGGAGGGAAGCTCCTCATTAAGAGGAGTGAGGACCACAAGGGccttgctttctgttttatccTCTCATTCTCTGCCACAGCCTGCTTCTTTCTGCCCATGAGCCTGGAGAACAGAGGCAGATACCCAACCAAGAGGAGAAACCCAAGGACTCACTAAAGTGTCTCTCAAGGGACTTCTCTAAGGGAATCTCCACAGCCGCGTGTCCTTGAAAACTAAACAAGGCCTTCATGTGTTTTACAGCCAGAGCTCTGGCCTCAGCTTGGGAAGCTGGGATCctctagaaaacaaggaaatcaACCCGTAGCAAGGTGATCAAAGGCAtgcctctttctcttctgaaagacAAATTGACCCATTTTCTCAGACACAAATTGACCCACTTTGCTCCGTGTGTCCAGCCCCATGGCCGGCATCTGGATGGCGTCTTTGGGGAagaggctgagggcagggagcacaAAGCTCAAGGCTCCTTCTCCTGGGGCAGGCATCACTTTGCCCATTCAATTCATTTCACAGTTCAAAG
It includes:
- the LOC134556314 gene encoding uncharacterized protein LOC134556314, whose protein sequence is MGCTRRIVWGTAEQLLPALPGPSAGPAQGKQSPRPRGRAGDKSPLLLLAPCPAAQALGLGHALQGKSSPEPWAASVKRGRGNAAAPAAQHFIPRTGTRALGHSIKGCAAPGSASWSLGSLSSRNELCLLLREMSCCRPCPPRPCGPCGPTPLASSCSEPCLARCADSTVYIEPSPVVVTLPGPILTSFPQSTAVGSSLSAAVGSSLSSSGVPISSGGSLGLGASGLCLPFSRCGQIC